The proteins below are encoded in one region of Methanosarcina barkeri 3:
- a CDS encoding ATP-binding cassette domain-containing protein — protein MSGGHQQRVSIARALAHNPRVF, from the coding sequence ATGAGCGGGGGCCACCAACAAAGAGTTTCAATTGCCAGGGCGCTTGCCCACAACCCCAGAGTGTTTTAA
- a CDS encoding PKD domain-containing protein — MKINKKSYLIILVSTVLFFVFSILISSLALAAQEIRLSEDIGENGEPSIYGDKVVWVYWDKIHLYDLKTRNDTTIIIPEHYYAANSAIYDNKIVWYLCNSNDVEHSSKFCVYDILTSTSSLITENVSYYDRPDIYGDRFVWVGMSHICMYNISTQIQTQIPINGFARDLTIYDNKIVWVGYGNGTIIDKNKNSIGRSDIYMYDLSTSKETRITTSGLASTPAIYGDRIVWQDKRNLDVLTGGIGDIYMYNLSTEKESRISYSGQSSSGSSPAIYGDRIVWQDRRNGKEDIYMYNLSSQKESQITTSGSAHSPDIYGDRIVYRDNRQRLPPGDGYFSDIYMYDLTARHIEPQAGFISNVTSGTAPLTVLFTDTSTGGVPTSWYWDTGDGAYSGHAMNTTHTFTKPGVYNVTLTVANEAGNNTVTKPDYIIVTSPKTLIAKVFANVTSGPAPLDVQFYDTSTGGVPTSWYWDTGDGVYSRHAMNTTNTFTNPGLYDITLTVANEVSNSTVTKKSYINVTSPINANSPKKPVADFFADVISGTTPLTVLFTDTSTGGVPTSWYWDFGDGTYSDHARNTTHTFTNPGLYDITLTVANEAGNSTAIGKSYITVTFPKTPVAYFSANVTSGTAPLTVLFAATRHQTLLYTEIINGGVPTSWHWDFGDGISSKRAMNVTHTFAKPGNYTVSLTAENAAGKSTATKPGYIVVTNPGTPVADCNSKITEG; from the coding sequence GTGAAAATTAACAAAAAATCATATTTGATAATTTTAGTTTCAACAGTTTTATTTTTTGTATTTTCTATTTTAATTTCATCCTTAGCATTAGCTGCCCAGGAAATCAGGCTCTCAGAGGATATTGGAGAGAACGGAGAACCTTCTATTTATGGCGACAAAGTGGTGTGGGTATATTGGGACAAAATTCATCTTTATGACTTAAAAACCAGAAATGATACCACAATTATTATACCTGAGCATTATTATGCAGCAAATTCTGCCATCTATGATAATAAAATTGTATGGTATCTTTGTAATTCTAATGATGTTGAGCATAGTAGCAAATTTTGCGTGTATGATATACTAACTTCTACAAGTTCGCTAATTACAGAGAATGTATCTTATTACGACAGACCTGATATCTATGGTGATAGATTTGTATGGGTAGGAATGAGTCATATTTGTATGTACAATATTTCTACTCAGATTCAAACTCAGATTCCCATAAACGGATTTGCAAGGGATCTTACCATTTATGATAACAAAATAGTGTGGGTGGGTTATGGAAACGGAACTATTATAGATAAAAATAAAAATTCCATTGGTAGATCAGATATTTACATGTATGATCTCTCCACATCCAAGGAAACTCGAATTACTACTAGCGGACTTGCATCAACTCCAGCTATCTATGGCGACAGAATAGTGTGGCAGGATAAGCGCAATTTAGACGTCCTTACTGGAGGAATAGGAGATATCTATATGTATAACCTCTCAACTGAGAAAGAAAGCCGGATCTCTTACAGCGGACAGTCCTCGTCAGGTTCGTCTCCAGCTATCTATGGTGATAGGATAGTGTGGCAAGATCGTCGTAATGGAAAAGAAGATATCTATATGTACAACCTCTCAAGTCAGAAGGAGAGTCAGATTACCACTAGCGGAAGTGCACACAGTCCTGATATCTACGGAGACAGGATAGTATATAGGGATAATCGTCAAAGATTGCCACCTGGTGATGGTTATTTTAGTGATATCTATATGTATGATCTCACTGCTAGGCACATAGAACCACAAGCTGGGTTTATATCCAATGTGACTTCTGGAACAGCACCTCTAACAGTGTTATTCACTGATACCAGCACTGGTGGAGTACCAACTTCCTGGTATTGGGACACTGGGGACGGTGCTTACTCAGGACATGCCATGAATACAACACACACTTTTACGAAGCCAGGAGTGTATAATGTTACATTAACAGTGGCAAACGAAGCAGGCAATAATACGGTAACAAAACCCGATTATATTATTGTAACTTCCCCAAAAACACTAATTGCAAAAGTCTTTGCCAATGTAACTTCCGGACCTGCACCTTTAGATGTGCAATTCTATGATACCAGTACTGGTGGAGTACCGACCTCTTGGTACTGGGACACTGGAGACGGTGTTTACTCAAGACATGCCATGAACACAACAAATACGTTTACAAATCCAGGGTTGTATGATATTACTTTAACAGTGGCAAATGAAGTAAGCAATAGTACGGTGACAAAAAAGAGTTACATTAATGTGACTTCCCCAATTAATGCAAATTCCCCAAAAAAACCAGTTGCAGATTTCTTTGCTGATGTAATCTCCGGAACAACACCTCTAACAGTGTTATTCACTGATACCAGCACTGGTGGAGTACCAACTTCCTGGTATTGGGACTTTGGGGACGGTACTTACTCAGACCATGCCAGGAATACAACACATACATTTACAAATCCAGGGTTGTATGATATTACTTTAACAGTGGCAAATGAAGCAGGCAATAGTACGGCAATAGGAAAGAGTTATATTACAGTAACTTTCCCAAAAACACCAGTTGCATACTTCTCTGCTAATGTAACCTCTGGAACAGCGCCTTTAACGGTATTATTCGCTGCTACAAGACATCAAACGCTGTTATATACTGAGATCATCAATGGTGGAGTACCAACTTCCTGGCATTGGGATTTTGGCGATGGTATCAGTTCAAAACGTGCTATGAATGTAACCCACACGTTTGCGAAACCAGGAAATTATACAGTCAGTCTGACTGCAGAAAATGCAGCAGGGAAAAGTACAGCGACAAAGCCGGGTTACATAGTTGTTACCAATCCAGGCACTCCGGTTGCAGATTGCAATAGTAAGATTACAGAAGGTTAG